Genomic segment of Buchnera aphidicola (Melanaphis sacchari):
CAAATAAATTTCTTATTGCTCAATCACGAGCTGAAAAAATAAAAAAAATAAAATCTATAACAATTTTATCTAAAGTTGGCAAAGAAGGAAAAATATTCGGTTCTGTAGGTATTAGGAACATTATTAAAGAAATTTCTTTATTAGGTATCAAAATAAACAAAAAAGAAATACGTTTACCAAACGGAGTATTGCGTCATACAGGAGAGCACACAGTCGTTTTTCAGCCTCATCCTAAAATACATCAATATTTTATTGTTAATATAATTTCAAAGAAATAATTATAGATTAAATGTATTTAATTATTAATACAGGTATACAATGCTAAAAAAAGTATGTAAATTGGCACGCGTTGCTGGAAGTGCTATTATGGATATATATTCTTCTCAAGAAAATTTTATTAAGATATCTTATAAATTAAATAATACACCAATAACTAATGCCGATTATATATCAAATAATATTATTACGACAGGATTAACTTCTTTTTTTCCAAATATTCCTATATTATCTGAAGAACAAAAACATCATTTAAAAAATTACAAATCTTGGAACATATATTGGTTAATTGATCCATTAGATGGAACGAAAGAATTTTTAAAAAAAAATGGAGAATTTACAGTAAATATTAGTTTAATTCAAAAGGGTATTCCAATATTAGGTGTTTTATATGCTCCTTTTTTTGACATTTTATATTTTTCTTTTAATAAAAAAGCCTGGAAAGAAACATCAAAAGGTTGTGAAAGAATTTACGTTGCTCAATCTGATGTACCATTATTAATAACTAGTAGATCACATATAGATGATCAGCTAGAATATTATTTGAGTACGTTAAAAAATTATAAAATAAAAAAATTAGGTTCATCATTAAAATTCGGCTATATAGCTGAAGGAACAGCTCAAATTTATCCGAGATTTGGAAGTACATATATTTGGGATACTGCTGCAGGTCATGCTATTGTAATTGCTTCTGGTGGAAAAATGCAAGCATTGAATGGAAGGAAACTAGATTATTTATTGTCTTCTCAATCTTCTTTAATTAATCCAGGATTTTTTGCTACTTCGTAAAGTTAAGTGTATTATGTATAAAATTAAAATTAAAATATTAAATTCATGTATTAATAAAAAAAATTTTTTATTACCTAAGTATGCTACTTCTGGTTCATCAGGTTTAGATTTAAGAGCTTCTATAAAAGAAAAAATTTTATTGATTGCTAACGATGTAATTTTAATTCCAACAGGAATTGCAATATACATCGAAAATCCTTATATTACCGCTTTAATTTTACCTCGTTCAGGATTAGGCCACAAAAATGGAATTATCTTGGGAAATTCAGTTGGTTTAATTGATTCAGATTATCAAGGTGAATTAATGATATCTTTGTGGAATCGAAGTAAAAAAAATTTTTACATTAATCCAAATGATAGAATTGCTCAATTAGTTTTTGTTCCGATTATTAGACCTAATTTTTATATAGTAAATAATTTCAAAAAAACATTACGTTCAAAAAAAGGTTTCGGACATTCTGGCATGTAAAATTTTAAATTATTTTTTAATAAAAATTATATTTTTCTTGGTATTCAATTATTTTTTTTCCATATTTTTTTAATTCTTCGATTTTTAAAACGTATGAAATAAATTCATTAATTTTAATAATTGAATTTATTTTGTATTTTTCTTTTTCGTGCCTATTAATACTTATTTTTTTTTCTTCTCTGTCTAATAATACAAAAATTGAAACTATTTTAGATTTTTCATTTTTAATTATTTCAATAGCTTGTTTTATTGACGCCCCTGATGTAACAACATCATCTAAAATAATAATTTTTTTATTTTTTATTTTTTCGCCTATTAAAAATCCTTTTTCTCCATGTTTTTTTTGTTCTTTTCTATTGAAACAATATGGAATATTTACATTATATTTATTTTTTAGAGCGATGGAAGTAGCTACGACAATGGGAATTCCTTTATATGCAGAACCGAATAATACATCAAATTGAATATTTGAATTTATTATAGCTTTTGCGTAAATTAAACCAATTTCAAATATATCTTTTCCTGCACATAAAATTCCAGAATTGAAAAAATAAGGACTGATGCGTTTAGATTTTAAAACAAATTTTCCGAAAGTTAAAACTTTTTTTTTATAAGAAATTTAATAAATGTTTCTTTATAATTCACTC
This window contains:
- the rplI gene encoding 50S ribosomal protein L9, whose product is MEVILLLKINKLGNSGAIIRVKPGYARNFLIPTGKAILANKINIESFEAQRIELEKEDTNKFLIAQSRAEKIKKIKSITILSKVGKEGKIFGSVGIRNIIKEISLLGIKINKKEIRLPNGVLRHTGEHTVVFQPHPKIHQYFIVNIISKK
- the cysQ gene encoding 3'(2'),5'-bisphosphate nucleotidase CysQ; translated protein: MLKKVCKLARVAGSAIMDIYSSQENFIKISYKLNNTPITNADYISNNIITTGLTSFFPNIPILSEEQKHHLKNYKSWNIYWLIDPLDGTKEFLKKNGEFTVNISLIQKGIPILGVLYAPFFDILYFSFNKKAWKETSKGCERIYVAQSDVPLLITSRSHIDDQLEYYLSTLKNYKIKKLGSSLKFGYIAEGTAQIYPRFGSTYIWDTAAGHAIVIASGGKMQALNGRKLDYLLSSQSSLINPGFFATS
- the dut gene encoding dUTP diphosphatase encodes the protein MMYKIKIKILNSCINKKNFLLPKYATSGSSGLDLRASIKEKILLIANDVILIPTGIAIYIENPYITALILPRSGLGHKNGIILGNSVGLIDSDYQGELMISLWNRSKKNFYINPNDRIAQLVFVPIIRPNFYIVNNFKKTLRSKKGFGHSGM